AAGGCGTCCCAGCGTGCGCGGTCGTTCGGCTGCATGAGGTGCAGGGTCAGCGGGCCGGCGGCCGGGGTTGCTGCTGCCGGGGCGGTGCGCTTGAGTTGTGCTGCTTCGATGATCGAGTTCATGCTTGGTTCAGGAAGATGCGGTCCATACGATCCCAGGCGAAGTCGCGCGCCAGTGCTTCGATGCGGCGCTCCATCCGGTTGATATTGATGTAGTGGCGGAAGCGGGCCTTGGCGCCGAGGCCTTCAGGGCGCGGCTGCTGCGTGTCGATCTCCCACGGGTGGAAGTAGAACAGCGAGGGCTGGCGGTCGTCGCGGTTGACCTTTTCCATCATCCAGCGCGACAGCGCATACGGCAGCAGGCGGAAGTAGCCGCCGCCGCCGGCCGGCAGGTTGCGTTTCAACAGGCTCACCGTGGTGATCGGCACTTCCAGCAGGCCGTCGGGGCCGTTCGGGTAGAAGGCGAAGCGCGGCGCTTCCGGCATGCCGTAGTGGTCGTGGGCGATCGGATAGATGCTGGAGCTGTAGCGGTAGCCGGCTTCCAGCAACTCGTCCAGCGCCCACAGGTTGGCGCGGCCGATCGAGAAGCTGGGCGCACGGTAGCCCAGCACGGCCTGGCCGCCGAGGTCTTCCAGCAGTGCCTTGCTCGAGCGGATGTCGTTGGCGAATTCGGCGCGGGTCTGGTCGGAAGCGCGCAGGTGGCCGTAGCCGTGGCTGGCCAGCTCGTGGCCGCCGGCGACGATGCGCCGCACGACCTGCGGATAGCGCTCGGCGATCCAGCCCAGGGTGAAGAAGGTGGCGCGCACGCCGTTGCGCTCGAACAGGGCCAGGATGCGGTCCATGTTGGCTTCGACGCGGCATTCGCGGTCCGGCCAGCTGGCGCGGTCGATATAGGGTGCGAAGGCCGAGACCTGGAAGTAGTCCTCGACATCGCAGGTCATCGCATTGCGGATGCGTTCCCCCGGCGCCGGCAGGCGGCGCGGGGCGAGTTCATACATGTTCATTCTTGGTTGTCCATCGGCTGGGTGACCGCCCCCTGGGGCGTGGCAACGATCTTCTTCAGGATCGACAGTACGGAAACGATCGATTTCTCGAGGCGCATCATGCGTTCGTCGAGCACCTCGACGCTGCTGGCGCGGCGCTCGCCGGCGCGCTCGTCGAGGGTACGCAGTTCCTGGCCCAGCACGCCCAGGCCGGCGCCCGGCAGGGCCTCCGGCGCCCCGGCAGCAGCCTGGCCCTCGGGCAGCTGGAACTCCTCGCTGATGTCGCTGATGACGGCCTGGATGTCGGCGTCCGTGAAGGCATGCATCTCTTCCAGGTAGCCCATCAGCAGCACGCGGTCCATCAGGGTGTTGACTTTGCGCGGGATGCCGCCGCTGTAGGCGTAGATGGCGGCGTGGGCGCCGTCATCGAAAGACGGGTCGCCGTTCCAGCCGACCGTGTGCAGGCGGTGCTCGATGTAGGCGCGGGTTTCCTGCGCGTCCATCGGGCCCAGGTGGTAGCTGGCGATCACGCGCTGGCGCAGCTGCTGCATGCCGGGGCTGTGCAGGGTGGCGCGGAATTCCGGCTGGCCGAGCAGGAAGGTCTGCAGCAGCGACTTGTCGTCGGTCTGGAAGTTCGACAGCATGCGCAGCTCTTCGACCGTGCGCGCCGACAGGTTCTGGGCCTCGTCGATGACCAGCAGGGCGCGCTTGCCCTGGTGGTCGACGTCGCACAGGAATTTTTCCAGGCGGGTCAGCAGGTCGGTCTTGCTCGCGCCTTCGTACGGCAGGCCGAACGCCGACACCACCATGCGCAGGGTGTCGTCCGGATCGAGGTGGGTGTTGACGATGTGCGCCGCCACGATCTGGTCGGACGGCAGGCCGTTGAACAGGTTGCGCACCAGCGTGGTCTTGCCTGCGCCGACTTCGCCGGTAACGATGATGAAGCCTTCACCTTGCGACAGACCGTACTCGAGGTAGGCCATGGCGCGCTTGTGCCCCTTGCTGCCGAAGAAGAAGTGCGGGTCCGGACGCAGTTGGAAGGGTTTGGCGGAAAATCCGTAAAAGGTTTCGTACATCGCTGCTCCGATTAAAACTGGGCGGAAAGTGAGGCTGATACTGCGTTCTCGGTGTAGGTCTGGCCGGTGCCCGCGCCGCTGCCGCCGCGCACGTGGCGCAGGTCGACGGCGAAGTTCAGGCGGCGATCCAGGCGCCGCGCCAGTCCGACCCGGAACTGGCGGTGGTTTTCGGTGATGCCGGTATCGATCGAGGTCACGCGGGCCAGATTCGCGCTTGCCGTGGCCGCGCTGCGCGACGACAGCTGGTAGGTGAAGACGCTGTTGAGACTGCGCTGGCGGGTATTGTTGTTCAGGGTGGCGAGCTGGCTGCCGAGCAGCTCGCTGTCGCTCTGCTGCAGGGACAGTGCGGTGCGCTCGGTTTTTGCGACCGAGGTCACCAGGCTGCTATGGGCCCAGTTGAAGGCGACCGCGGCCGACAGCTGCTTCTGGCGCAGGTAGCGGTTGCTGAGGTAATTCACGTTGTTCGCCAGGCTGGGCGGCAGGCCGGTGGCCTGCAGGTAGGCCTGCACGGCTTGCTGGCGCAGCACCGGATCCGGGATCGAGGCGCTGAACAGGGTGTCGAGCAGGGCCGCGGTGTCGACCGTCGACGGCAGCAGGAACTGCTGGCGGGTGGTCGTGATGGCGTCGCTATAGTTGATGCTCCACACGCTGTGACGGCTGTGGTGGCTGGCGATCAGCGAGCCGGTCTTGCCGAAATAACGGCGGCCAAAACTGGCTTGCAGGTTGGTGCGGCTCGACGGGGTCCAGATGAAGCCGCCGGACCAGTTGCGTCCGGCGGTGCGTCCGCCCAGCGCCTGGTAATCGTATTCGTCGTAGCCGGCGCTGGCGGTGGCGCTCAGGTACGACGAATAGCGCAGGCGCAGGTTGCCCAGCGCATTGCTGGACGACGAGCCGCCGGCCAGGCGGTTCTGCATTTCCTGGTGGGTGTACGACAGGCCCCAGCCGACGGCATGGAAGGCGGTCCCGCTGTTCACGTTCACGCTGCTCGTGCTGGCGGTGCTTGAACCGAACAGGTTGCGCGCGCCGGCATCGACGCCATCGCGCGAATAGCGCAGCAGCAGGTTGGCCACGTTGCTGTAGTGGTGCTGGACGTAAGGACTGATGCGCCAGGTGTTGACGGTGGTGCGGTTGCCCATCGTATACAGGCTGTCGCTCACCTGGGGGCCGAAGGCCGAGATACTCTGCGGGCCGCCGCTGGCCGCCACGTCGAGGAACACGTCGTCCGTCAGCTTGGCCAGGGCGGCGGCGCTGTAGTCGTGTTCGCGGTTGTTCAGGTTCGGCAGGCTGCCATCGGTGTAAGCGAACTGGTGTACCCGGCCGGACGCGGAAAAGCGCAGGCGCGAACTCAGCTCCGTCACTGCAAACCCACCCATTGCTTCGCTGACGAACTGGCCGTGCGCCCGATCGCCGGGCTGCAGGTTGACGTTGTCGGTATAGGTTTCGGTCGCCCCGACGGTCGGGGTAAATTTCCAGTCGGCGCGACATTCGGCCGACCACAGCAACGCCGCCATGGCGAGCGGCGTCAGCAGAAGCGCCCGTTCTGGACGCTTAGCCGTAGTGATAGTCATACGTCTCTTCAATGCCGGGGAGGTCCCTGGTCTTGTTATAGATGAGATTTACGTTGTTCAGGCCATCGAGCTGGCTCAGGGCTTCCTTGACCGCATGCTGGGTCGTGGTCTGGGCTTCGACCACCAGGACGATCTGGCCCATGTGCGAGGCCAGCACGCGCGATTCGCTGGTCAGCAGCAGCGGCGGCGAATCGAAGATCACGATGCGGTCCGGATAGCGGTTGGCGATTTCGGTGACCAGGTTGCTCATGGTCGAGCTGGCCAGCAGCTCGGTCGCGCGCGGGGTGCTGGTGCCGGCCGGCAGGATCGACAGGGTGTCGACGTTGGTGCGCAGCATCACGTCGCCCATGTCGAGCTTCTCGTCGACCAGCAAGTCCATCAGGCCGCGCTGGGCCGGCAGGCCGAGCGTGCGCAGCACCGACGGACGGGCCACGTCGGCATCGACCAGCAGCACGGTGTGGTCGAGTTCCATGGCGATGCTCATCGCCAGGTTGATCGCGCTGTAGGTCTTGCCTTCACCCGGCAGCGAGCTGGTGATCATGATCAGGTTGCCCGGCTTGTCACCCGGCGCGCGCTCGGCGAAGGCGCGCTGCAGCAGCGGGCGCTTGATGATACGGAAGTCTTCCAGCAGCGGCGTACGGCCGCTGGCCGCGGTGACCATGCCGGTCTCGCGCATGCGCGCCAGGTCCAGTTCGACGCGGCGGGTGCTGAACTTCGGCACGGCGCGCTCGGCGCCAGCGGCTGGCGCTGCCGCCGCGGGGGCGGCGCCAAAGGCCGGCGTGGCCGGGACTGCGTGCACGACCTCATGCGCCGGGATGTCCAGCACCGCGGCCGGGGCCGCGCTGGCGTCGATGGGGCTGGCAGGGATGACGGGGGCGGTGCTGCGCTGCTGCCGGTCGATGCGGCTGGCCGCTTTTTCGATAATGCTCACGAGGAACTCCTTGCAATCTTTACGGGGGCGCCGCGATTAAAGCGTCGGATGGGACAGGATCGCTGCCATCCCGGCGCCATAAATGCCGAACAGGACCAGTACCGATACCCCGAGCGCGGCCAGGCGGCGCTTGCGGCGGATCGTCTGTTGCGAGGTCCAGTTCATGCCGATCGAGCCGAGCACCGGCAGGCCGGTGACCTCGCGCAGGGTGGCCTGGCTCAGGAAGGTCGGGCGCAGCTGGCTCATCAGGAAGGCGACGGCGATGCCGGCCACCAGGGCGCCGGCGAACACCAGCGAGAACAGGCGCAGGCGGTTCGGGCCGCTCGGCTGCAGCGGGACGGTCGGCGGGTCGATCACGCGGAAGTTCAGCATGTCGGTGGCGGACGACAGGTCACCCGACAGGCGTGCCTGTTCGCGGCGTTCCAGCAGCTTCTGGTAGTTTTCCTTGTTGACCTGGTAGTCGCGGTTGAGCTGGGCCAGCTGGGCTTCGACTTCCGGCACCGAGGCGCTCTGGGTGCGCAGGCGGGCGACGCGGGCCGCATATTCGTCGACGCGGGTGCGCATCGACGCCACATGGGCTTCGGCCTGCGACAGCGAGACGTTCAGCTGTTGCAGCATCGGGCTGTAGCCTGCGCCGGGGTCGGCGCTGCGCTTCTTCTGCTTGGACAGGTCGGCCTTCTGCGCCAGCAGCTGGTCCAGCAGGCGGCGGTTGGCGACGATGTCCGGGTGCTGCTCGGTGTACTGCAGGCGCAGGGCATCCAGGTTCTTCTGGGTGGTGGCGATGCGGGCTTCCAGTTCCGGATCGGTCACCGGGATATTGGCCACTTCGCCCGGCTTGGCCGGCTCGCCCGAGATCTGGCGGCGGATCGCGTTCCGGGCCTGCTCGGCTTCGGCCAGCTCCAGGCGCGCCTGGCTCAGCTGGTCGGTGGCCTGGCTCAGCTGGGAACTGAAGTCGCCGCCGCCTTCGCGCGGCAGCAGGCCCATGTTCCTGATCTTGAATTCCTTCAGCGAGTTTTCGGCAGCGGTCAGCTTGCCTTCATAGGACTTGATCTGGTCGTCGATGAATTGCACGGCCCGTTCCGAGTCCTGTTTCTTGCCGCTGGACCCGCCCTCGACGAAGATGGTCATCAGCGACTGCACCACGTCCTTGCCCAGCTTCGGGTTGTCCGCGGTATAGGTGATCGTATAGATGTCGTCGCGCTCGGTACCGGCGATCTTGATCTTCGCCATCAGCTCGTCGACCATCTTTTCATGTTCCTTGGTGTCCCTGGCCTTGACGTCCAGGTCCACCATGCGCATCAGGCGCTCGACGTTCGGACGGCTGATCAGGGTGCGGCGCATGAAGACCACCTGCTGGTCCAGGTTGGGCAGGGTAGTCATGCCCGACAGCAGCGGCTTGAGGATGCTTTGCGTGTCCACATACACGCGGGCCGACGCTTCGTACTGGTTGGGCAGCTTTAATACCACGGCCCAGCCGATTACGGCGATCGTCCAAGAAATGGCAACGGCATACCAGCGGTACTTGCCGATTGCTTTAAGGAAGTTCAGGAGGGTGGCTGTGATCTCTGCCATCGTGTCAATCTCACCAGGAAGGAACCGGATTTATGTACTGATCCGGGTCAAGGAAAATGGAATACTCATCATCATCGCTTGTACTCAAAGCAATTGCAATTAAGCACAAGAAAAATGTGAAGCGCTCGACAGGTAGTACCTCGTCTACAACACAAATGCCGTCAAGAAACCCGGAGATGCGCTGTACTTGCATTGATTTTGTGAAATTATTGAAAAGAGTTTATGAAAAACAAGGATGTAAGATGCATTGAGGCAATACAGCGGCGGCAGGCAGAGTATTCATGGAGTAGACTTGCAGAATCGCAATTTTCTAAAAGAAATCGAATTTATTGTAATGTCTAAATTGCAAAAAGGGGTGCACGGTTGGTGCGCAATCGAAACATGGTCTGGCGCGGCGCGTCGGCTGCTGGCGGGGGGAGTGGCGGCCTGCATGCTGGTGCCTGCAGCGGGCGCCGATCTGACGGCCGTAGTTCCGACCGTCAAGCGTTCAGTGGTCGGCGTCGGCACCTTCGAGCGCACGCGCAGTCCGTCGACCGTGTTCTTCGGCACCGGCTTCGTGACGGGCGACGGCCTGGATGTGATTACCAATGCGCATGTGGTGCCCGAGAAGCTGGACGAGGCGCATATGGAGCAGCTCGGCATCGTGACCAGCGACGGCGACGTAGTGCGGTTCCGGCCGGCCCAGCTGGTGGCGCGCGACAACGAGCATGACCTGGCCCACCTGCGGCTGAGCGGTCCGCCGCTGCCGGCCTTGAAGCTGGGCGATTCCGATGAGGCGGCCGAGGGCCAGAACCTGGCGTTCACCGGTTATCCGCTGGGCATGGTGCTGGGCCTGCATGCGGCCACCCACCGCGCCACCCTGGCGGCCATCACGCCAATCGTCATGCCGTCGCTGAACTCGCGCAAGCTCGAGGTGCGCCAGCTGGCCCAGCTTCAGCGCACGTCCTTCGACATCTTCCAGCTCGACGCGACAGCTTATCCCGGCAACAGCGGCAGCCCGGTCTACGACCCGGCCAGCGGCCAGGTATGGGGCGTGATCAACGCCGTGTTCGTCAAAGGTTTGAAGGAAACCGCGATCAGCAACCCCAGCGGCATCACGTATGCGATCCCGGTGAAATACGTTAAAAATCTAATGCAACAGAAATGAAACGTTAGGGAAAGTTTTCAAGCGTGCGCGGTCTTTTCCTAAAGCACTATGATATACAATAGCTCGCTGTTAATGGCTTACTAACATATTGCGTTCGACGAAAGGGAATGACGTGGGCAAGTACAAGGCGAACCTGATCAAACATACGGCAGTAGCGGCGTCCACTGCGCTTGCGCTGGTCCTGACCGGCTGCGCCACCAGGAGCCCGCTGCCGCCTCAAACCCAGGTCAGCAACCCCGAGTACCTGATCGGACCGGGCGATACCGTGAATATCATGGTGTGGCGCAATCCCGAGGTGTCGATGTCGGTGCCGGTGCGTCCGGACGGCAAGATCACGACCCCGCTGGTCGAAGACCTGCCGGCCGCCGGCAAGACCTCGACCGAACTGGCGCGCGATATCGAAAAGGCGCTGGCCAAATTCATCCAGCAACCAGTGGTGACCGTCATCGTCACCAACTTCATCGGCAATTTCAGCGAACAGATCCGTGTGGTCGGCCAAGCTGCCAAGCCACAAGCCCTGCCGTACCGCCGCGACATGTCCCTGATGGACGTGCTGATCGCGGTCGGCGGCGTGACCGAATTCGCGGCCGGCAACCGTGCCAGCCTGATCCGCACCGTCGATGGCAAACAGCAGAAGTTCAACGTCCGCCTGGACGATCTGATCAAGGACGGCGATATCTCGGCCAATATGCCGATGCGCCCGGGTGATGTGCTTGTGATCCCCGAAAGTTTCTTCTAATCTTACGCGTCGATAATTTTTACACTCGGCAGCGTTCCGACTTACAATGGAAATTTCCGGGTAGTACATCAGCGACTAAGCGTCTGATTTAAAATATTTTTTTCGGAACAGCGTGATCATGGCCCGGAACTTGCTTTTCATGGGAAGTCAGGGAAACTTCGCATGAACGCAACACATCTTTGGGGATATCGCACGTGCCTACCGAAAATCAAGAAAGCAATGGAAACGCGGCGCCCTTGTCCTTGAGTGAACGCGGCGCCACGCGGCGCCGGCTGGCCAAGGCCGGCGTCGGCGCAGCCGGTGTCCTGTTGACACTGGAAAGCCGTGCCGCCATGAGCCCGATGATCTGCAAGTCGCCCTCGGGCGCCCTGTCCGGCGGCTTGAGCAGTCATTACGGCCCGGAGCCAGTCTGCCAGGGGCTCTCGCCGGGATACTGGAAAAATCATACCAGCGCCTGGCCGATTCCCACCACGACCATGTTCGCCGCCGTGTTTTCCGCCGGCGACCCGCGTTCCTGCAGCGCCGATACCAAGGGCAAGAACTACACCTGCTCGACAATGCTTAACCTGCTGACGCCGCAGCACTTTGACCAGTACAAGCTGGCGATGCATGCAGTGGCGACCTACCTGAATATCAAGTCGGGCAAAATCAATTTCCTGTCCGTCGAGACGCTGCTGAGCATGTGGTCCGAGGTGCAGGCCAAGGGCTACTATGAGCCGACCGCCGGAGTGAAGTGGAGCGCCGAGCAGGTCAAGAACTACCTGCAGGCCACTCACGACTGACGGGGCGGCAATAAGCATGTGGCGCGTGGTTCAAGGGCAATCCCTTTTCTTTCGGGAATGGGATGGCGAAGCGGTGTTGTACAACGACCTGTCAGGCAATACCCACCTGCTGGATGGCGGCGCCATCGATGTGCTGCAGGCCTTGCGCGCCGGCCCGGCCGATGCCGCTACCCTGGCGGCCGGACTGGCCGGGCGCTTCGAGGCCGATGCCGATGAACTGAGCGCCGTGATCGACGACATGCTGGCCGGCCTGGCCACCCTCGACCTGGTCGAATTTTCCCCATGCTGACCATCGCCGACCTGCCGCGGCGCGAGCTGGCGGCGCGCCTGGCCGGCCCGGGGCTGGTCCTGCGCACCGGGCCCTTCGCCAACCGCATCCGCAGCGACATTCCCTATCTGGTCGATGGCATTGCGCTGCTGTACGCCGACTATCCGGTTGACGAGCCCGGCGGCTTTGCCGACTTCCACCTGTCGCTGCATCGCGCGGGCGGCGTGCGCCGCTGGTTCCGGCCGCAGGTCCGTTTCGCCCACGAGGGCATGACCCCGTTCAAGCCCTTGCCGCTGGCGCAGGCCTATCCGATGTTCGAATGGGTGATGAACTGGTGCGTGTCGCACCGCGCCCACGCTTACCTGATCATCCATGCCGCCGTGCTGGAGCGGCATGGCCGCGCGGTGATCCTGCCGGCGCCGCCCGGCTCGGGCAAGAGCACGCTGTGCGCGGCGCTGGTCACGCGCGGCTGGCGCCTGCTGTCCGACGAGATGACCCTGGTGCGCCTGGACGACGGCGCCGTGCTGCCGCTGCCGCGTCCGGTCAGCCTGAAGAACGGGTCGATCGACGTGATCCGCGGCTACGCCCCCGATGCCGTGCTCAGCCGGCCGGTGGAAAACACCGCCAAGGGCACCATCGCCCACCTGAAACCCCCGGCAGACAGCATCGCCCGCGCCTTCGATCCGGCCCGCGCCGCCTTCATCGTGTTTCCGCGCTACGAGGCGCAGGCCGCCACCAGCCTGGCGCCGCTGGCGAAGGCGCGCGCCTTCATGGGCGTGGCCGAGAACGCTTTTAATTACCAGGTGCTGGGTGTGCGCGGCTTCAAGGCCCTCGGCGACCTGATCGAATCGACGGCGGCCTTTGAGTTCCGTTACAGCAAGCTGGACGAAGCGGTGACCCTGTTCGAGCGCCTGGCGAAGGAGGGCGCATGAGGGACCCGCTGCTGCTGCGCGTGCTGCGCGAGCCGTCCGCCGCCGCCGGACTCGATC
This window of the Massilia sp. WG5 genome carries:
- a CDS encoding XrtA system polysaccharide chain length determinant, with translation MAEITATLLNFLKAIGKYRWYAVAISWTIAVIGWAVVLKLPNQYEASARVYVDTQSILKPLLSGMTTLPNLDQQVVFMRRTLISRPNVERLMRMVDLDVKARDTKEHEKMVDELMAKIKIAGTERDDIYTITYTADNPKLGKDVVQSLMTIFVEGGSSGKKQDSERAVQFIDDQIKSYEGKLTAAENSLKEFKIRNMGLLPREGGGDFSSQLSQATDQLSQARLELAEAEQARNAIRRQISGEPAKPGEVANIPVTDPELEARIATTQKNLDALRLQYTEQHPDIVANRRLLDQLLAQKADLSKQKKRSADPGAGYSPMLQQLNVSLSQAEAHVASMRTRVDEYAARVARLRTQSASVPEVEAQLAQLNRDYQVNKENYQKLLERREQARLSGDLSSATDMLNFRVIDPPTVPLQPSGPNRLRLFSLVFAGALVAGIAVAFLMSQLRPTFLSQATLREVTGLPVLGSIGMNWTSQQTIRRKRRLAALGVSVLVLFGIYGAGMAAILSHPTL
- a CDS encoding HPr-rel-A system PqqD family peptide chaperone, translated to MWRVVQGQSLFFREWDGEAVLYNDLSGNTHLLDGGAIDVLQALRAGPADAATLAAGLAGRFEADADELSAVIDDMLAGLATLDLVEFSPC
- a CDS encoding XrtA-associated tyrosine autokinase; this translates as MSIIEKAASRIDRQQRSTAPVIPASPIDASAAPAAVLDIPAHEVVHAVPATPAFGAAPAAAAPAAGAERAVPKFSTRRVELDLARMRETGMVTAASGRTPLLEDFRIIKRPLLQRAFAERAPGDKPGNLIMITSSLPGEGKTYSAINLAMSIAMELDHTVLLVDADVARPSVLRTLGLPAQRGLMDLLVDEKLDMGDVMLRTNVDTLSILPAGTSTPRATELLASSTMSNLVTEIANRYPDRIVIFDSPPLLLTSESRVLASHMGQIVLVVEAQTTTQHAVKEALSQLDGLNNVNLIYNKTRDLPGIEETYDYHYG
- a CDS encoding XrtA system polysaccharide deacetylase, with translation MYELAPRRLPAPGERIRNAMTCDVEDYFQVSAFAPYIDRASWPDRECRVEANMDRILALFERNGVRATFFTLGWIAERYPQVVRRIVAGGHELASHGYGHLRASDQTRAEFANDIRSSKALLEDLGGQAVLGYRAPSFSIGRANLWALDELLEAGYRYSSSIYPIAHDHYGMPEAPRFAFYPNGPDGLLEVPITTVSLLKRNLPAGGGGYFRLLPYALSRWMMEKVNRDDRQPSLFYFHPWEIDTQQPRPEGLGAKARFRHYININRMERRIEALARDFAWDRMDRIFLNQA
- a CDS encoding TIGR03016 family PEP-CTERM system-associated outer membrane protein, with product MTITTAKRPERALLLTPLAMAALLWSAECRADWKFTPTVGATETYTDNVNLQPGDRAHGQFVSEAMGGFAVTELSSRLRFSASGRVHQFAYTDGSLPNLNNREHDYSAAALAKLTDDVFLDVAASGGPQSISAFGPQVSDSLYTMGNRTTVNTWRISPYVQHHYSNVANLLLRYSRDGVDAGARNLFGSSTASTSSVNVNSGTAFHAVGWGLSYTHQEMQNRLAGGSSSSNALGNLRLRYSSYLSATASAGYDEYDYQALGGRTAGRNWSGGFIWTPSSRTNLQASFGRRYFGKTGSLIASHHSRHSVWSINYSDAITTTRQQFLLPSTVDTAALLDTLFSASIPDPVLRQQAVQAYLQATGLPPSLANNVNYLSNRYLRQKQLSAAVAFNWAHSSLVTSVAKTERTALSLQQSDSELLGSQLATLNNNTRQRSLNSVFTYQLSSRSAATASANLARVTSIDTGITENHRQFRVGLARRLDRRLNFAVDLRHVRGGSGAGTGQTYTENAVSASLSAQF
- a CDS encoding XrtA/PEP-CTERM system-associated ATPase, which translates into the protein MYETFYGFSAKPFQLRPDPHFFFGSKGHKRAMAYLEYGLSQGEGFIIVTGEVGAGKTTLVRNLFNGLPSDQIVAAHIVNTHLDPDDTLRMVVSAFGLPYEGASKTDLLTRLEKFLCDVDHQGKRALLVIDEAQNLSARTVEELRMLSNFQTDDKSLLQTFLLGQPEFRATLHSPGMQQLRQRVIASYHLGPMDAQETRAYIEHRLHTVGWNGDPSFDDGAHAAIYAYSGGIPRKVNTLMDRVLLMGYLEEMHAFTDADIQAVISDISEEFQLPEGQAAAGAPEALPGAGLGVLGQELRTLDERAGERRASSVEVLDERMMRLEKSIVSVLSILKKIVATPQGAVTQPMDNQE
- a CDS encoding XrtA/PEP-CTERM system exopolysaccharide export protein, whose product is MGKYKANLIKHTAVAASTALALVLTGCATRSPLPPQTQVSNPEYLIGPGDTVNIMVWRNPEVSMSVPVRPDGKITTPLVEDLPAAGKTSTELARDIEKALAKFIQQPVVTVIVTNFIGNFSEQIRVVGQAAKPQALPYRRDMSLMDVLIAVGGVTEFAAGNRASLIRTVDGKQQKFNVRLDDLIKDGDISANMPMRPGDVLVIPESFF
- a CDS encoding HprK-related kinase A, whose protein sequence is MLTIADLPRRELAARLAGPGLVLRTGPFANRIRSDIPYLVDGIALLYADYPVDEPGGFADFHLSLHRAGGVRRWFRPQVRFAHEGMTPFKPLPLAQAYPMFEWVMNWCVSHRAHAYLIIHAAVLERHGRAVILPAPPGSGKSTLCAALVTRGWRLLSDEMTLVRLDDGAVLPLPRPVSLKNGSIDVIRGYAPDAVLSRPVENTAKGTIAHLKPPADSIARAFDPARAAFIVFPRYEAQAATSLAPLAKARAFMGVAENAFNYQVLGVRGFKALGDLIESTAAFEFRYSKLDEAVTLFERLAKEGA
- a CDS encoding S1C family serine protease → MLVPAAGADLTAVVPTVKRSVVGVGTFERTRSPSTVFFGTGFVTGDGLDVITNAHVVPEKLDEAHMEQLGIVTSDGDVVRFRPAQLVARDNEHDLAHLRLSGPPLPALKLGDSDEAAEGQNLAFTGYPLGMVLGLHAATHRATLAAITPIVMPSLNSRKLEVRQLAQLQRTSFDIFQLDATAYPGNSGSPVYDPASGQVWGVINAVFVKGLKETAISNPSGITYAIPVKYVKNLMQQK